The genomic region ATCGTGCGCTTCCCAGAACGTCTTCAGCAGCGTCTCGTAGGAAATGACCTTCGGGTCATAGACGACGACAACAACTTCGGCGTGGCCGGTCGCGCCGGTGCAAACCTCCTCGTAGGTCGCATTCGGCGTGTAGCCGCCCGCGTATCCGACGGCGGTGATCCAGATGCCGTCACCCAACTGCCAGAACAGGCGTTCGGCGCCCCAGAAACAGCCGAGCCCGAAAATCGCGACTTCCAGGCCGGCCGGGTAGGGGCCATGCAGCGGGCGCGAAAAGAGATAGTGCTCGGCATTGGCGGAGAGGATCGCGGTCGGACGGCCCTTCGGGGCGGTCTCGGCGGTCGGCATGACGACGCGCTTACGTGCGAACATGGATTAGCTCCTTTTTATCGTTGGGGTGGATGCCCCAGTATACGACGGCCGTTCCCCGTTCGTTTCAGAAGGCCTGCAAATTCGCTTCCGGGTGCAAATGGCGCGCTGGTTGCGGGCTTCAATAGTCGTTGGCGAAAATTCGAATCCGGCGGCGCGGGCGACCGAGAAAGCCGCAGGCGATGGCCAGCAGCAGGAAGATCATCGTCGCCGGAAGCGACAGGACCGAGGTCAGCACCGGATCCCAGCCAACCGGCCCGGTTATGCGGGTGACCGTACGCTCCAGGGCTGACACGAACGCCGGAGCAAGGTTGTGAAGGTGCTGCAACAGCGAGATTGCGCCTTCGCCGTCGCTTCGAGGCCGCGAAACGTCGGCGGCGAAGGAGATGAGGGTGAAGAGGGCGAACAGCGCGGCGAGAAAGCGCA from Hyphomicrobium sp. MC1 harbors:
- the msrA gene encoding peptide-methionine (S)-S-oxide reductase MsrA; the encoded protein is MFARKRVVMPTAETAPKGRPTAILSANAEHYLFSRPLHGPYPAGLEVAIFGLGCFWGAERLFWQLGDGIWITAVGYAGGYTPNATYEEVCTGATGHAEVVVVVYDPKVISYETLLKTFWEAHDPTQGFRQGNDVGTQYRSAIYTTTPEQFAAAEASKKAYEAAIAGKGYGAITTEIQPAPPVYLAEDYHQQYLAKIPHGYCGLKGTGVSCPMPASDAASAEVKG